A section of the Lampris incognitus isolate fLamInc1 chromosome 8, fLamInc1.hap2, whole genome shotgun sequence genome encodes:
- the nlrc3l1 gene encoding NLR family CARD domain-containing protein 3, which produces MYRNEMEIEFIPPGTSSLEESGSSGGESAPHESDDDFYVPERRPSLDLAPEPTPMETSHQWPGLAQSPALSYTSMMSEDFYQSQETNADYESLTRVHMEQADSFSSCYSYDSDDCDKRTRKYNYTSICVCIRVHSKADAVSIPSERPELILDPNEIRHPSLTVAFTFKTISKILGNLSEEELKHFKVTLWQRYPETFSSPPQGMDMVDLVDRLLEYYDLQVSLQITKALLEIMGKTKLIDYLQELCIRNEVRFDLKMTLKRKYGKVGESLAMQGESAFDSVFTDLYIILTGDHGPNIQHEIRHIEKLNTHCKPEKMVLCEDILSLQMVKEDYVRSVLTTGMAGAGKSMAVQRFILNWAEERSHSHISFLFPLPFAELNDLQDSKLSLLDLLNQLYPETKKLKDLSIDEEIIMFVCDGLDEYRQELDFKSTFICTDHKMPHSINEIMVNLLMGRLFYKGLLWVTSRPRRSRSMPADSVHKLIEVRGFTETQKEECFKKAFKDPEQSGRVIAHLNSCKTLHIMCHLPMFCSVLTNAFLRAFREHGPQAELPRSITPVYTEFVLELLQTRSLKASAQSLKGKRDFLMKLGRMAFMMLEKGDIKMTMSHWKESGVDIDEAVVNSGLCTEFTVEQFIMYREPVWCFTHLTIQEYLAALYVFLSCQNHGKDVFRGSLKGKIPKVFKAASLLELYKSALERSLDYEDGRLDIFLRFLLGMGLKNTQELLEPFFTSSEKRSSVIQDAVTFIRKKIGEKPYSDRTANLQHCLEELGAEASERTFRGSV; this is translated from the exons ATGTATCGGAATGAAATGGAAATAGAATTCATACCACCAGGCACTAGTTCCCTTGAGGAAAGTGGTTCTTCTGGAGGAGAGAGTGCACCTCATGAGAGTGATGACGACTTCTATGTGCCGGAGAGGAGGCCTTCTCTAGACCTGGCGCCTGAGCCTACTCCCATGGAAACTAGTCACCAGTG GCCTGGTCTTGCCCAGTCTCCAGCTTTGAGTTACACCTCCATGATGAGCGAAGATTTCTATCAATCACAAGAAACGAATGCCGATTATGAATCCCTTACAAG AGTACACATGGAACAAGCAGATTCTTTCTCAAGCTGCTACTCCTACGATAGTGATGATTGTGACAAAAGAACACGCAAGTATAACTACACATCtatatgtgtatgcat AAGGGTTCATAGCAAAGCGGATGCTGTCTCGATACCTTCTGAAAGACCAGAGTTAATACTGGACCCAAATGAAATTAGGCACCCTTCTCTGACAGTGGCATTCACATTTAAG ACTATCAGCAAAATCTTGGGGAATTTGTCAGAGGAGGAACTGAAGCACTTCAAAGTGACCTTGTGGCAGCGATACCCCGAGACATTCAGCAGCCCCCCTCAAGGCATGGACATGGTGGACCTTGTGGACAGGCTGCTAGAGTATTACGACCTCCAAGTGTCTCTGCAGATCACCAAGGCCTTACTTGAGATAATGGGGAAAACCAAGCTTATTGATTATCTCCAGGAGCTGTGCATTAGAA ATGAAGTACGCTTTGACCTAAAAAtgactctgaagaggaagtacGGCAAAGTAGGTGAGAGTTTGGCTATGCAAGGAGAGAGTGCCTTTGACAGTGTTTTCACTGATCTCTACATTATACTGACTGGGGACCATGGCCCAAATATTCAACATGAGATTAGACACATAGAGAAGCTGAACACCCATTGCAAACCAGAGAAAATGGTTTTATGCGAGGACATCTTGAGTTTGCAAATGGTCAAGGAGGACTATGTGAGGAGTGTTTTGACCACTGGGATGGCAGGGGCAGGAAAGTCCATGGCAGTACAGAGGTTCATCTTGAACTGGGCTGAGGAGCGATCACACTCTCATATCTCCTTTTTATTTCCGCTGCCATTTGCAGAGCTGAATGACCTCCAGGACTCTAAGCTCAGCCTTTTGGACTTACTGAATCAGTTATACCCTGAAAccaaaaagttaaaagacttAAGTATTGATGAAGAAATTATAATGtttgtctgtgatggcctggatgaATACAGACAGGAACTTGACTTCAAAAGCACTTTTATTTGTACTGACCACAAGATGCCTCATTCTATAAATGAAATTATGGTCAACCTGCTCATGGGACGCCTATTCTATAAAGGCCTGCTCTGGGTGACTTCTCGCCCTCGAAGGTCACGGAGCATGCCTGCTGACTCAGTGCACAAGTTGATAGAGGTGCGTGGATTTACTGAAACCCAGAAGGAGGAGTGCTTCAAAAAGGCATTCAAAGATCCAGAGCAATCAGGTCGTGTTATTGCCCATCTTAACTCTTGCAAAACCCTCCACATCATGTGTCACCTGCCCATGTTCTGTTCAGTGTTGACAAATGCTTTCCTGCGGGCATTTAGAGAACACGGACCACAAGCAGAGCTGCCCAGGAGCATCACCCCAGTGTATACAGAGTTTGTCCTTGAGCTCCTGCAAACACGCAGCCTCAAAGCTTCGGCCCAGAGTTTGAAGGGAAAGAGAGACTTCCTCATGAAATTAGGGCGGATGGCCTTTATGATGCTGGAAAAAGGCGATATCAAGATGACCATGTCTCACTGGAAAGAGAGTGGGGTAGATATTGACGAGGCAGTGGTCAACAGTGGTCTCTGCACAGAGTTTACTGTAGAACAATTCATCATGTACCGAGAACCGGTCTGGTGCTTTACACACCTCACAATTCAGGAGTACTTGGCTGCCCTCTATGTTTTTCTCTCATGTCAAAACCACGGAAAGGATGTATTCCGGGGGTCCTTGAAAGGGAAAATCCCAAAGGTTTTTAAGGCAGCCAGTTTATTGGAATTATACAAAAGTGCTTTAGAGAGGAGCCTTGATTATGAAGATGGAAGACTGGACATTTTCCTGCGATTCCTGTTGGGAATGGGATTGAAGAATACCCAAGAACTCCTCGAACCATTCTTCACTTCTTCTGAGAAGCGGTCATCAGTCATTCAAGATGCTGTCACCTTCATCAGAAAGAAGATCGGCGAGAAACCCTATTCTGACAGGACTGCCAATTTGCAGCACTGCTTGGAGGAGTTGGGTGCAGAAGCATCAGAAAGAACATTCAGGGGCTCTGTCTGA